In Altererythrobacter rubellus, the following are encoded in one genomic region:
- the rpsS gene encoding 30S ribosomal protein S19 — MARSVWKGPFVELSLLKKAEDAQEASNSKPIKTWSRRSTILPQFVGLTFNVYNGHKFIPVSVSEEMVGHKLGEFAPTRTFPGHAADKKGKR; from the coding sequence ATGGCACGTTCCGTCTGGAAAGGTCCGTTTGTCGAACTCAGCCTTCTGAAGAAGGCGGAGGACGCACAAGAGGCGAGCAACAGCAAGCCGATCAAGACCTGGTCGCGTCGCTCGACCATTCTCCCGCAGTTCGTTGGTCTGACATTCAATGTCTACAACGGGCACAAGTTCATTCCCGTCTCTGTTTCGGAAGAGATGGTTGGCCACAAGCTTGGTGAATTCGCGCCGACGCGCACATTCCCCGGCCATGCTGCCGACAAGAAGGGTAAGCGCTAA
- the rplV gene encoding 50S ribosomal protein L22 — protein sequence MGKAKSPRRVGDNEALAVGTTIRGSAQKLNLVAQLIRGKKAEEALNILSFSKKAMARDASKVLASAIANAENNHNLDVDALVVAEASVGKSITMKRFHTRGRGKSTRILKPFSKLRIVVREHDEEEA from the coding sequence ATGGGCAAGGCAAAATCACCGCGCCGTGTTGGCGATAACGAGGCATTGGCTGTCGGCACCACGATCCGTGGTTCGGCGCAGAAGCTGAACCTCGTTGCACAGCTGATCCGCGGCAAAAAGGCCGAAGAGGCTTTGAACATCCTCTCCTTCTCCAAGAAGGCGATGGCGCGTGACGCCAGCAAGGTGCTCGCTTCGGCGATTGCCAATGCGGAAAACAACCATAATCTCGACGTCGACGCGTTGGTCGTTGCCGAGGCTTCAGTGGGCAAGTCGATTACGATGAAGCGTTTCCACACACGTGGCCGCGGCAAGTCGACCCGTATCCTGAAGCCGTTCAGCAAGCTGCGCATCGTGGTTCGCGAGCACGACGAGGAAGAGGCGTAA
- the rplB gene encoding 50S ribosomal protein L2, with translation MALKNYKPTSPARRGLILVDKSGLYKGKPVKSLTEGKRKTGGRNNKGHVTSRGIGGGHKQKYRFIDFKRRKWDVPATVERIEYDPNRTAFIALLKYEDGEQAYIICPQRVAVGDTIIAGEKTDTKPGNAMLLGQMPVGTICHNVEMKPGKGGQIARSAGAYVQLVGRDRGMVIVRLNSGEQRYLRSDCMGTVGAVSNPDNQNQNFAKAGRTRWKGKRPLTRGVAKNPVDHPHGGGEGRTSGGRHPVTPWGKPTKGARTRNNKQTDKMIIRSRHAKKKR, from the coding sequence ATGGCACTCAAGAACTACAAACCGACAAGCCCCGCGCGCCGCGGCCTGATTCTTGTCGACAAGTCCGGCCTGTACAAAGGCAAGCCGGTCAAGTCGCTGACAGAAGGCAAGCGCAAGACCGGTGGCCGTAACAACAAAGGTCATGTCACGTCGCGTGGCATCGGCGGTGGTCACAAGCAGAAGTACCGCTTTATCGACTTCAAGCGTCGTAAGTGGGATGTTCCTGCGACTGTCGAGCGGATCGAGTATGACCCGAACCGTACGGCTTTCATCGCGCTTCTCAAATATGAAGACGGTGAGCAGGCATACATCATCTGTCCGCAGCGTGTTGCTGTTGGTGACACCATCATTGCTGGCGAAAAGACCGACACGAAGCCAGGCAATGCCATGCTTCTGGGTCAGATGCCGGTTGGCACGATCTGCCACAACGTAGAGATGAAGCCGGGCAAGGGCGGTCAGATCGCTCGCTCTGCTGGCGCTTACGTTCAGCTGGTTGGCCGTGACCGCGGCATGGTGATCGTTCGTTTGAACTCTGGCGAACAGCGTTACCTTCGCAGCGATTGCATGGGCACGGTTGGCGCGGTGTCTAACCCCGACAACCAGAACCAGAACTTTGCGAAAGCCGGCCGCACACGCTGGAAGGGCAAGCGCCCTCTCACACGTGGTGTTGCGAAGAACCCGGTCGATCACCCACACGGCGGTGGTGAAGGCCGTACCTCAGGTGGCCGTCACCCGGTTACCCCTTGGGGCAAGCCGACCAAGGGTGCTCGCACTCGTAACAACAAGCAGACGGACAAGATGATCATCCGTTCGCGCCACGCCAAGAAGAAGAGGTAA
- a CDS encoding 50S ribosomal protein L23, whose protein sequence is MAKKQEIDARHYDVILAPHITEKSTMASENNAVVFKVSGDATKPQIKEAVEAIYDKKVVNVNTINVKGKTKRWKGKPYKRNDVKKAIVTLAEGEMIDITSGI, encoded by the coding sequence ATGGCTAAAAAGCAAGAAATCGATGCGCGTCACTATGACGTGATCCTGGCTCCGCACATCACCGAGAAGTCCACGATGGCTTCCGAGAACAACGCTGTTGTTTTCAAGGTTTCGGGCGATGCGACGAAGCCACAGATCAAAGAGGCGGTTGAAGCGATCTACGACAAGAAAGTCGTGAACGTGAACACCATCAACGTCAAAGGCAAGACCAAGCGCTGGAAGGGTAAACCTTACAAGCGCAATGACGTGAAAAAAGCGATCGTCACCCTCGCCGAGGGTGAAATGATCGATATCACTAGCGGTATCTGA